A stretch of the Asticcacaulis sp. ZE23SCel15 genome encodes the following:
- a CDS encoding N-formylglutamate amidohydrolase, with the protein MDTNVSQLWHMSRDFIPAVDVIEPDGGEGWPLVFGLPHSGRYYPDSFVQAAREALPVLRSTEDAYVDDLIGFSQDMDIRCVRAVYGRSFVDVNRDPRELDARLIKGALPRDALTQTLRVRSGFGVIPRCLSGQREIHLHPIGIDEAKVRIARVHAPYHHALNYLLRQGCAQFGTIMFIDWHSMPSTTQAGGSRKLPDIVLGDLYGETCAPELTRFVKKQLEAQGLKVGLNMPFAGGYNMETYGKPHRGVHALQIEINRGIYMDEATLERTAGFATLKAALASVIEALKTFRLGTP; encoded by the coding sequence ATGGATACGAATGTTTCTCAACTGTGGCACATGTCGCGCGATTTTATCCCGGCGGTCGATGTGATCGAGCCGGACGGCGGGGAGGGCTGGCCGTTGGTGTTCGGTCTGCCCCATTCCGGTCGTTATTATCCCGACAGCTTTGTTCAGGCCGCGCGCGAGGCGTTGCCGGTGCTTAGGTCCACCGAAGATGCCTATGTCGATGACCTGATCGGGTTTTCACAGGACATGGACATCCGCTGTGTTCGTGCCGTTTACGGGCGGTCGTTTGTCGATGTTAACCGCGATCCGCGTGAACTGGATGCCCGTCTGATCAAGGGCGCTTTACCGAGGGATGCGCTGACTCAGACCTTACGAGTGCGCTCCGGCTTTGGGGTTATTCCGCGCTGTTTGAGCGGACAGAGGGAAATCCATCTTCATCCGATCGGGATTGATGAGGCCAAGGTGCGTATTGCACGGGTTCATGCCCCCTATCACCACGCCTTGAACTATCTGCTGCGGCAGGGTTGCGCCCAGTTTGGCACCATCATGTTCATCGACTGGCATTCCATGCCATCAACCACTCAGGCGGGCGGATCGCGAAAGCTGCCGGATATCGTGCTGGGCGACCTTTATGGGGAAACCTGCGCTCCGGAGCTGACGCGCTTTGTGAAAAAGCAACTAGAAGCTCAGGGCCTTAAGGTCGGTCTGAACATGCCCTTTGCTGGTGGTTACAATATGGAAACCTACGGTAAGCCGCACAGGGGCGTTCACGCGCTACAGATTGAGATCAACCGTGGCATTTATATGGATGAAGCCACGCTGGAGCGGACGGCCGGGTTTGCTACGCTCAAAGCGGCGCTGGCGTCCGTTATTGAGGCCCTTAAGACGTTCCGCCTCGGAACTCCCTGA
- the ppa gene encoding inorganic diphosphatase — translation MNIDKISIGPNAPWDINAIIEIPQGGMPVKYELDKDSGALFVDRFLYTSMFYPGNYGFIPHTLADDGDPCDILVVGPVPVYPGVVIRSRPIGVLLMEDEAGKDEKILAVPVDKLHPYYSNVSSYRQMPEILIEQIAHFFAHYKDLEKNKVTTLKGWGEPEVAAQLIREGQERLAAKVG, via the coding sequence ATGAATATTGATAAGATTTCTATCGGCCCGAACGCTCCGTGGGATATTAACGCTATTATCGAAATTCCGCAGGGCGGCATGCCGGTCAAGTATGAGCTGGACAAAGATTCCGGCGCTCTGTTTGTCGACCGTTTTCTTTATACCTCGATGTTCTATCCCGGCAATTACGGGTTTATTCCGCATACTCTGGCAGATGATGGCGACCCATGCGACATTCTGGTGGTTGGCCCGGTGCCGGTCTATCCGGGCGTTGTCATCCGTTCGCGCCCTATTGGTGTGCTGCTGATGGAAGACGAAGCCGGCAAGGACGAGAAAATCCTGGCCGTGCCGGTCGATAAGCTGCACCCGTACTACAGCAACGTTTCAAGCTACCGCCAGATGCCGGAAATCCTGATCGAACAGATCGCGCACTTCTTTGCGCACTACAAGGATCTGGAAAAGAACAAGGTCACGACCCTCAAGGGTTGGGGTGAGCCCGAAGTGGCCGCCCAACTGATCCGCGAAGGTCAGGAACGTCTGGCCGCAAAGGTCGGTTAA
- a CDS encoding phosphatidylinositol-specific phospholipase C1-like protein has product MKYLLMAAVAAATLCQGAAAKDFETAPRDLKLNEIQVLGTHNSYARPVDKRLLAVVDPIIEKMMAQFSANMSDADMARFKEEHPNGMKLSEGLKYDHPDLKTQLDAGLRSLEIDVNPDPEGGHYLDPAGYRLLRAQGITDLPTHNTTDLDKPGFKVLHVPDIDFRSHCPTLKMCLTDLREWSDANPKHVPVFIMLEAKSQGIPILPDPTPAVPFDAARFDELDQEIINVLGRDRLLTPDDVRGNYATLNAAIRGGNWPKLSKARGKIIFLMITANGPGSTRVYLDGHPSLKGRVAFLRAEPGEDHSAFLMYDNALVRSEDIKRYVSEGYLVRTRSDIETYEAKTNDMARAKAAFESGAQVVSTDFFRPGNAYGTDYVVTLPGGGAARCNPLKCPTGQ; this is encoded by the coding sequence ATGAAATATTTGCTGATGGCGGCGGTTGCCGCTGCGACCTTGTGTCAGGGCGCCGCCGCCAAGGATTTTGAAACCGCCCCGCGGGATCTGAAGCTCAATGAGATTCAGGTGCTGGGTACGCACAATTCCTATGCCCGCCCAGTGGATAAGCGCCTGCTGGCCGTGGTCGATCCGATCATAGAAAAAATGATGGCGCAGTTTTCGGCCAATATGTCAGATGCTGACATGGCGCGTTTCAAGGAAGAGCACCCCAACGGCATGAAGTTGTCCGAAGGGCTGAAGTATGATCATCCGGATCTCAAAACCCAGCTTGACGCGGGTTTGCGCAGTCTTGAAATCGATGTCAATCCTGACCCTGAGGGTGGCCATTATCTCGATCCGGCCGGATACCGCCTGCTGCGTGCTCAGGGCATCACCGACCTGCCGACGCATAACACGACCGATCTGGATAAGCCCGGTTTCAAGGTGCTGCATGTGCCGGATATCGATTTCCGCAGCCATTGCCCGACGCTTAAAATGTGCTTGACTGACCTGCGCGAATGGTCGGATGCCAATCCAAAGCACGTGCCTGTCTTCATCATGCTGGAAGCCAAGTCTCAGGGTATTCCGATCCTTCCTGATCCAACCCCGGCCGTCCCTTTCGATGCGGCGCGCTTTGATGAACTGGATCAGGAAATCATCAACGTTCTGGGCCGCGATCGCCTGCTCACCCCGGACGATGTGCGCGGTAACTATGCGACCCTCAATGCCGCCATCAGGGGCGGGAACTGGCCCAAGCTGTCCAAAGCCCGCGGCAAGATCATCTTCCTGATGATCACCGCCAATGGCCCGGGCAGCACGCGCGTTTATCTGGACGGTCACCCGTCGCTTAAGGGCCGTGTCGCCTTTCTGCGCGCCGAGCCGGGCGAGGATCACTCGGCCTTCCTGATGTATGACAACGCCCTTGTCCGTTCAGAGGACATCAAACGCTATGTCAGCGAAGGCTATCTGGTGCGTACGCGCTCGGACATCGAGACCTATGAGGCCAAGACCAATGATATGGCCCGCGCGAAGGCCGCCTTTGAAAGTGGCGCGCAGGTGGTCTCCACCGACTTCTTCCGCCCCGGCAATGCCTACGGCACTGACTATGTGGTGACCTTGCCCGGCGGCGGTGCTGCGCGTTGTAATCCGCTTAAGTGCCCGACGGGCCAGTAA
- a CDS encoding TetR family transcriptional regulator: MARRDLLPSDILKPALDMVAEEGLGALTLRPLAQRTNTSVSALTYHFGVKDDLLRHLISTARTEDQAFFDGWRRRLDAAARLSPLDMADVVEAILSDMVARHQRRTLFFSELVQASAHQPGVDIMLLPWLDDRLKFWRDLTGRLSPAADIDMAEVLHAYAIDETVHALALEALPAYRWLRRLTLRRLFTGFVSAGLASGDADLFQVFYDELGQLPDAFGVDHEAAALNDKQAAIVGHISELIVSAGIEAVTHRAVAGRAGVAASTLAYHFRTQEDLVRAGLEDIIRRLQTEVSDLTDGGRQGFVREVSNRPYSSIEIARATFAVALSATRRPQLLACAADMRRRRGINLHKILKAEFPDPRFDPLAAQALSVAAIGQIILSGSKGHVEASRDATERLETLSGVVRQKLS; encoded by the coding sequence ATGGCGCGTCGAGATCTCTTACCCTCGGATATTCTGAAACCGGCCCTCGATATGGTGGCCGAGGAGGGGTTGGGCGCGCTAACCCTGCGGCCGCTGGCGCAGCGCACCAACACCAGCGTTTCAGCCCTGACCTACCATTTCGGCGTTAAGGACGATCTGCTGCGTCATCTGATCAGCACGGCGCGCACGGAGGATCAGGCGTTTTTCGATGGCTGGCGGAGGCGGCTGGATGCGGCGGCCCGCCTGTCGCCGCTCGATATGGCCGATGTGGTCGAAGCCATACTGAGCGATATGGTGGCCCGCCATCAGCGCCGCACCCTGTTTTTTAGCGAACTGGTGCAGGCCAGTGCCCACCAGCCGGGCGTGGACATTATGCTGTTGCCGTGGCTGGACGACCGGCTGAAATTCTGGCGCGATCTGACGGGACGTCTCAGTCCGGCGGCAGATATCGACATGGCCGAGGTGCTGCACGCCTATGCGATTGACGAAACCGTACACGCTCTGGCGCTTGAAGCGTTGCCCGCCTATCGCTGGCTGCGGCGTCTGACCTTGCGGCGCCTGTTTACAGGCTTTGTCAGTGCAGGGCTTGCATCAGGTGATGCCGATCTGTTTCAGGTATTTTATGACGAACTGGGGCAATTGCCGGATGCGTTTGGTGTTGACCACGAAGCGGCTGCCCTTAATGACAAGCAGGCCGCCATTGTCGGCCATATCTCCGAACTCATCGTCAGTGCGGGAATTGAGGCGGTCACCCACCGGGCGGTGGCGGGCCGGGCCGGGGTGGCGGCTTCGACGCTGGCCTATCATTTCCGCACGCAGGAGGATCTGGTCAGGGCCGGATTAGAGGACATCATCCGCCGACTTCAAACGGAGGTCAGCGACTTGACGGATGGCGGACGTCAGGGTTTTGTGCGCGAGGTCAGTAACCGGCCCTATTCCAGTATCGAAATTGCCCGTGCGACTTTTGCTGTCGCCCTGTCGGCGACCCGCAGGCCGCAGCTTTTGGCCTGTGCCGCTGACATGCGCCGCCGCCGCGGGATCAATCTCCACAAAATACTTAAGGCCGAATTTCCCGACCCGCGCTTTGACCCGCTGGCCGCGCAGGCCCTGTCGGTGGCAGCCATTGGCCAGATTATCCTGTCCGGTTCCAAAGGCCATGTTGAGGCGTCGCGCGATGCCACCGAAAGGCTTGAGACTTTAAGCGGCGTCGTCCGACAAAAACTTTCATAG
- a CDS encoding OmpH family outer membrane protein encodes MIFRTYSLILSSFLAVLTVLPVQAQTPAAPQTGLGGPVIAGVCLMSREAVLVNSKAGVAATARLQQLTTEAQTEIVNLRKPVETEAEALRKEQAKLSAEQLSARQKALGQKLQTVQLQAEHRGREIEATRQKVLDKISTEAQPVIASVYKAKGCGLLVDRNSVLGGNLTNDITASVVAALDTKLSTVTFNRVVLPVSQ; translated from the coding sequence ATGATCTTCCGTACATACAGCCTAATTTTATCTTCGTTTCTGGCGGTCCTGACCGTTCTGCCGGTTCAAGCCCAAACGCCCGCCGCGCCACAGACAGGGCTGGGTGGGCCGGTAATTGCCGGAGTTTGCCTGATGTCGCGCGAAGCTGTCCTGGTCAATTCCAAGGCCGGCGTTGCCGCTACCGCCCGGTTGCAGCAATTGACCACCGAAGCGCAGACCGAAATCGTGAACTTAAGAAAACCTGTCGAAACAGAGGCCGAAGCTCTTCGCAAAGAGCAGGCAAAGCTTTCGGCTGAGCAACTCAGCGCCCGTCAAAAGGCGCTGGGGCAAAAACTTCAGACGGTTCAGCTTCAGGCCGAGCATCGCGGTCGTGAAATAGAGGCTACGCGTCAGAAAGTGCTCGATAAGATCAGTACAGAGGCGCAACCGGTTATTGCGTCGGTTTATAAGGCCAAGGGTTGCGGTCTTCTGGTAGATCGCAACAGCGTGCTGGGCGGCAACCTTACCAATGACATCACTGCCAGCGTCGTGGCGGCCCTGGATACCAAGTTGAGCACCGTAACCTTCAATCGCGTAGTTTTGCCGGTTTCACAATAA
- a CDS encoding DUF599 domain-containing protein — protein sequence MADLNFWALRFDIIALGIFFICWFGYEHLIRLLSKRRGMLLKDLTVVRHAWMREMVIRDFKLYDSNLIGHGVNSASFFASANLILIAAIGGALFSTDVTFQYATGLGIDTSSSLLVLKLSLVILCLARGLLNFVWALRQMNYCVAAFGAIPLNVDKETAEKFTEAASDIIDPAMSNFSQGVRGYYFSLAAGAWLFGPWALVVASLGAVFLLGWRQANSQASRGLRRMRELLETHPYPTRTRPLYENDPLPAEEILAMHKQDHAKTPPPTK from the coding sequence GTGGCTGATCTGAATTTTTGGGCTTTACGATTTGATATCATAGCCCTTGGTATATTCTTCATCTGCTGGTTCGGCTATGAGCACCTGATCCGGCTTTTGTCAAAGCGCCGCGGAATGCTGCTCAAAGACCTGACCGTCGTGCGCCATGCCTGGATGCGCGAAATGGTTATCCGCGATTTCAAGCTGTACGATTCCAACCTGATCGGCCACGGCGTCAATTCGGCCAGCTTTTTTGCTTCCGCCAACCTGATCCTGATTGCGGCCATTGGCGGCGCCTTGTTCAGCACCGATGTCACCTTCCAGTACGCAACGGGATTAGGGATTGATACCTCGTCATCCCTGCTGGTGCTTAAACTGTCTCTGGTCATTCTGTGTCTGGCGCGCGGTCTGTTGAATTTTGTCTGGGCCCTGCGCCAGATGAACTACTGCGTGGCAGCGTTCGGCGCTATTCCGCTTAATGTCGACAAAGAAACCGCCGAAAAATTCACCGAAGCGGCCTCGGATATCATCGACCCGGCCATGTCGAATTTTTCGCAAGGCGTGCGCGGTTACTATTTCTCGCTGGCCGCCGGCGCGTGGCTGTTTGGTCCCTGGGCACTGGTGGTCGCCAGTTTGGGGGCGGTGTTTCTGCTCGGTTGGCGTCAGGCCAATTCGCAGGCGTCACGCGGACTTCGCCGCATGCGCGAATTGCTGGAGACCCATCCCTACCCCACACGCACCCGCCCTCTGTACGAAAATGACCCCCTGCCCGCCGAAGAGATTCTTGCGATGCACAAACAGGATCACGCCAAAACCCCTCCCCCTACAAAATAG
- a CDS encoding SapC family protein encodes MSDTVTNPSGLPLFYQKPQPLASGIHGALRIKDGDYGFAADTACIPLMLSEFAFAARDYPVLFAAQTMAPVALMGLQNQNLFVSDGAWDEDAYIPAYARRYPFSTLRLEEDKGFAMVLDVASPRVTDSADEGIALFEGDEPSAYTKQVLAFCEQFHADALMTEAFSEALKAQDLLIERRADIVLPDGEKLGVNGFLIIDPERFSALDESIITEWHRKGWLGIVHFHLASLERFQNLVKRQSRRPNSPNSQDKAA; translated from the coding sequence ATGTCTGACACCGTTACCAACCCTTCCGGCCTTCCGCTGTTTTACCAAAAGCCTCAACCGCTTGCATCAGGCATCCACGGCGCCTTGCGGATTAAGGACGGCGACTATGGCTTTGCCGCCGATACCGCCTGTATTCCGCTGATGCTGAGTGAGTTTGCCTTTGCGGCCCGCGATTATCCGGTGTTGTTTGCCGCACAAACCATGGCACCGGTCGCCCTTATGGGGTTGCAAAACCAGAACCTGTTCGTAAGCGACGGGGCCTGGGATGAAGACGCCTATATTCCGGCCTATGCCCGTCGGTATCCGTTTAGCACCCTGCGGCTTGAGGAAGACAAGGGTTTTGCCATGGTTCTCGACGTCGCCAGTCCACGCGTGACCGATAGTGCTGACGAAGGCATAGCCCTGTTTGAAGGCGATGAACCGTCGGCCTACACCAAACAGGTTCTGGCGTTTTGTGAGCAGTTTCACGCTGATGCCCTAATGACTGAAGCTTTTAGCGAGGCCCTGAAAGCGCAGGACCTCCTGATCGAGCGCCGCGCCGATATCGTGCTGCCCGATGGCGAAAAATTGGGCGTCAATGGCTTTCTGATTATTGATCCTGAGCGGTTCTCTGCCCTAGATGAAAGCATCATCACCGAATGGCATCGCAAAGGCTGGTTAGGAATTGTTCATTTTCATCTGGCCTCGCTTGAACGCTTTCAGAACCTTGTAAAGCGTCAGTCGCGACGCCCGAATTCGCCAAACTCACAAGACAAAGCCGCTTAA
- a CDS encoding YidB family protein, protein MDILNGVLGALGGGDKGGLNLEALSGLVGNGGLNDIVGQLSQGGLQDVVQSWLGNGANLPISAEQIQAVLGSDQLAQIAQTIGVNPAQIADVLPGLIDKLSPNGQISAGGLGDIVGQLGSNDMVRDVLGGLFKR, encoded by the coding sequence ATGGATATTCTGAATGGTGTTTTAGGCGCATTGGGCGGCGGCGATAAGGGTGGCCTCAATCTGGAGGCACTGTCGGGTCTGGTGGGCAATGGCGGATTGAATGACATTGTGGGCCAGCTTTCGCAGGGTGGCCTACAGGACGTTGTGCAATCCTGGCTGGGTAATGGTGCTAACCTGCCGATATCGGCCGAGCAGATTCAGGCGGTGCTGGGCTCTGATCAGCTTGCGCAGATTGCTCAGACGATCGGGGTTAATCCGGCGCAAATCGCCGATGTACTGCCGGGCCTGATCGATAAGCTCAGCCCCAATGGTCAAATCTCAGCGGGCGGGCTCGGTGACATTGTCGGGCAACTGGGCAGCAACGATATGGTACGCGATGTTCTGGGCGGCCTGTTTAAGCGCTGA
- a CDS encoding MFS transporter translates to MTPSRTEPLSWAQVLALSAPTFAFVGFEGSVSIFLPTYLSTHIGLSLATIAALMFVIRLWDTLNDPLMGAISDATRFRHGRRKVWIVAGLPLVLSGTGFVYFAPPDLSLWQMAAGLFVLTAGWTMINVPHGAWALEIGQTPQARMKVFGLRSAAGLLAMPIFVLGPAVLERMGHSDVAAHMALIGALILIVLPVAVVWMLWQTPDTSGKGRLDVRTVWRGYGLAFSKRAYWPLAALFGGAGAYYAVDAGLYLFLVRYGMGLPEWGVSLLLVQTVCGLIGIGVWIRLHHRWDTRPTLRLVLGLQIVFCLILLVLPKGEVWPFALYSVARGLMSGAVFTLLRALLGELLDQERDADGRKPAGAFYGAFHLVLNLAAASVTFILFRALGAVGFDPRLPVTGEAQAEAVRLAAVIGQFIPLVFMLWVLMRRMVVTKV, encoded by the coding sequence ATGACGCCTTCACGAACCGAACCGCTGAGCTGGGCGCAGGTTCTGGCCCTGTCGGCCCCGACCTTTGCCTTTGTGGGCTTCGAAGGCTCGGTCAGCATTTTTCTGCCCACCTATCTGAGTACGCATATCGGCCTGTCCTTGGCGACAATTGCTGCCCTGATGTTTGTCATCCGGTTGTGGGATACGCTCAATGATCCGCTCATGGGCGCGATTTCGGACGCGACGCGCTTCAGGCATGGACGTCGTAAGGTCTGGATCGTGGCGGGCTTGCCGCTGGTGCTATCCGGCACGGGTTTTGTCTATTTTGCGCCGCCTGACCTGAGCCTGTGGCAAATGGCGGCGGGCCTGTTCGTTCTGACGGCCGGTTGGACTATGATCAATGTGCCGCATGGGGCCTGGGCGCTGGAGATCGGCCAGACCCCGCAGGCGCGCATGAAGGTCTTTGGCCTGAGGTCCGCAGCCGGTCTGCTGGCCATGCCGATATTTGTGCTGGGCCCGGCCGTGCTGGAGCGAATGGGCCATAGCGATGTCGCCGCGCATATGGCCCTGATCGGTGCTTTGATTCTTATCGTGCTGCCGGTGGCCGTGGTCTGGATGCTGTGGCAGACGCCGGATACCAGCGGTAAGGGGCGGCTTGACGTACGGACGGTGTGGCGGGGTTATGGTCTGGCCTTTTCAAAGCGGGCCTACTGGCCGCTGGCGGCCCTGTTCGGCGGGGCCGGGGCCTATTACGCAGTGGATGCCGGGCTTTATCTGTTTCTGGTGCGTTATGGCATGGGGCTGCCGGAGTGGGGGGTAAGTCTATTGCTGGTTCAAACCGTCTGCGGGCTAATCGGTATTGGGGTGTGGATCCGGCTTCACCATCGCTGGGATACCCGCCCAACGCTCAGGCTGGTTCTGGGGCTTCAGATTGTGTTCTGCCTGATATTGCTGGTTCTGCCGAAAGGCGAGGTCTGGCCATTTGCCCTCTATAGCGTGGCGCGCGGCCTGATGAGTGGGGCGGTCTTTACATTGCTGCGGGCCCTTTTGGGGGAATTGCTCGATCAGGAACGCGACGCCGATGGGCGAAAACCGGCGGGGGCATTTTATGGCGCGTTTCATCTGGTGCTGAATCTGGCGGCGGCGTCGGTCACCTTTATTCTGTTCCGCGCGCTGGGGGCGGTGGGTTTCGATCCGCGCCTGCCGGTAACCGGTGAGGCTCAGGCCGAGGCCGTGCGCCTGGCGGCCGTAATCGGCCAGTTCATACCGTTGGTGTTTATGCTGTGGGTGCTGATGCGGCGGATGGTGGTGACCAAGGTGTGA
- a CDS encoding TonB-dependent receptor produces the protein MSFTKTSSGTFRRVLSAALITGVSALPFAQVSAQDADQSAAPVELETVVVTAQKRSQAIKDVPLAITAFTASDIDRENFTDFERLSTRTPGFFVQQSTDSSASFVMRGIEAGNAGALAEPSISFFLNDVDTSRSRGLLKELFDVERVEVAKGPQGTLYGRGSEIGAVAVYTKKANTGGLDWNLEGQLGNYDLYSVGGMINVPLVENKLAVRVAARRREREGFQDILSASKPAGSDDLWAARVSLRYEPSDDMAFDLIVDHQADNDNATITKALSVASPGIDTNPFTTFDRNVLPVPQQRRQTGVTLLGDWKLSDSWTLNSITGYREVTFQELWDGDGTSYPFILPVNNPDNQWLTSQEFRLRYDNQGRFKSVMGVSFYKDRTKNELSFIINEQYLLAGFPRVLTPVTTFMGMPVTAGNQTDLYSALSRDSVSAYGNVTYAVTDRLVVDAGLRYTHDDATVWQRSTVSTIDGIAPIALRNGLSNSLGQTFSHSETYGMTTPRVAVTYKLNDAMNIYAGVSKGIKAGYPQISFAAPVGGVAQPAYSEVKSEEVINIEAGFKGNIAPRTYVEAIAFTYDYNEFQTRSQDLTKGTINAGKASAYGLELLGRTKITPELTLNGSYTYLHSQYDEFFEVVGGALVDYSGNSFRLAPEHTASISADYRRPISANWQGYGNVNYSWKSDYFFNNDNLSNERQEAFGLTDLRLGVERQDGTLRLEAYAENLFDTQWYRDVGNTGKSFGISTVIPAAPRFFGVRLTVSK, from the coding sequence ATGTCTTTTACCAAAACGTCTTCAGGGACTTTTCGCCGCGTCCTGAGTGCGGCACTTATCACCGGCGTCAGCGCCCTGCCTTTCGCACAAGTGTCTGCGCAAGACGCCGACCAGAGTGCCGCGCCCGTTGAGCTGGAAACCGTCGTTGTGACGGCCCAGAAACGGTCTCAGGCCATCAAGGACGTGCCTCTGGCCATCACGGCCTTTACCGCATCGGATATCGACCGTGAAAACTTCACGGATTTCGAGCGCCTTTCCACCCGCACGCCAGGCTTTTTTGTGCAGCAATCCACTGATTCGTCGGCCAGTTTCGTCATGCGCGGCATCGAGGCCGGCAATGCCGGTGCGCTTGCCGAGCCGTCGATCTCGTTCTTCCTAAATGATGTCGATACGTCACGCTCACGCGGACTTCTGAAAGAACTGTTTGACGTTGAGCGCGTCGAAGTGGCCAAGGGCCCGCAGGGCACACTTTATGGCCGCGGTTCCGAAATCGGTGCGGTGGCAGTTTATACCAAAAAAGCCAATACCGGCGGGCTTGACTGGAACCTGGAAGGCCAACTTGGCAACTATGATCTCTATAGTGTCGGCGGCATGATTAACGTCCCGCTGGTAGAGAATAAGCTGGCTGTGCGCGTGGCCGCCCGCCGCCGTGAGCGTGAGGGTTTTCAGGATATCCTGTCCGCCAGCAAGCCTGCTGGTAGCGACGATCTTTGGGCAGCGCGCGTATCGCTGCGCTATGAGCCGTCCGACGATATGGCCTTTGACCTGATCGTTGATCATCAGGCCGACAATGACAACGCCACCATTACCAAGGCGCTGTCGGTGGCCTCACCCGGCATCGATACGAACCCGTTCACTACCTTTGACCGCAATGTGTTGCCCGTGCCGCAGCAGCGCCGTCAGACCGGGGTGACCCTGCTGGGCGACTGGAAACTGAGCGATAGCTGGACGCTGAACTCGATCACCGGCTACCGCGAAGTGACGTTTCAGGAATTGTGGGATGGCGACGGCACCAGCTATCCGTTTATCCTGCCGGTCAATAATCCCGACAATCAGTGGCTGACCAGTCAGGAATTTCGCCTGCGTTACGACAATCAGGGCCGCTTCAAGTCGGTGATGGGTGTGTCTTTTTACAAGGATCGCACCAAGAACGAACTGAGCTTCATCATCAACGAGCAGTATCTTCTGGCGGGCTTCCCCAGAGTGCTGACGCCGGTGACGACCTTCATGGGTATGCCGGTGACAGCGGGCAATCAGACTGATCTTTACAGCGCCCTGAGCCGCGATTCAGTTTCGGCCTATGGCAACGTTACCTATGCTGTCACTGACCGGCTGGTTGTGGATGCCGGCCTGCGCTACACCCATGATGACGCGACCGTCTGGCAGCGCTCGACCGTTTCGACCATCGATGGCATTGCCCCGATCGCCCTTAGAAACGGTTTGTCCAATTCGCTGGGGCAGACCTTCAGCCATTCGGAAACCTACGGCATGACCACCCCGCGCGTGGCTGTGACCTATAAGCTCAATGACGCCATGAATATCTATGCCGGTGTCTCCAAAGGCATCAAGGCCGGTTATCCGCAGATCAGCTTTGCCGCCCCGGTCGGTGGTGTCGCTCAACCCGCCTACAGCGAAGTTAAATCCGAAGAGGTCATCAATATCGAGGCCGGGTTCAAGGGCAATATCGCCCCGCGCACCTATGTCGAAGCGATCGCCTTTACCTATGACTACAATGAATTCCAGACCCGCTCTCAGGATCTGACCAAGGGCACGATCAATGCCGGTAAGGCTTCGGCCTACGGTCTTGAACTGCTGGGCCGCACAAAGATCACGCCTGAACTGACCCTGAACGGCAGCTATACCTATCTGCACTCTCAGTATGACGAGTTCTTTGAGGTCGTAGGCGGCGCGCTGGTTGACTATTCAGGCAACAGCTTCCGTCTGGCGCCTGAGCACACCGCCTCAATCAGCGCCGACTATCGCCGTCCGATCAGTGCCAACTGGCAGGGTTATGGCAATGTCAACTACTCGTGGAAGTCGGACTATTTCTTCAATAACGACAACCTAAGCAATGAGCGTCAGGAAGCGTTTGGCCTGACCGATCTGCGCTTAGGGGTTGAACGTCAGGACGGCACCCTGCGCCTTGAAGCCTATGCCGAGAATCTGTTCGACACCCAGTGGTACCGCGATGTCGGCAATACCGGCAAGTCGTTTGGCATTTCCACCGTCATTCCGGCGGCACCCCGCTTCTTCGGCGTGCGCCTGACCGTTTCGAAATAG
- a CDS encoding response regulator, with amino-acid sequence MKKILLAEDEDSVRSFLTRALQRAGYEVVSCADGDSAIEALDQGPYDLLLTDIVMPGADGIEVAKIAGQRQPGLKIMFITGFAAVALNAQKASPEAKVLEKPVHLREIVTEVERLIAA; translated from the coding sequence ATGAAAAAAATTCTGCTGGCTGAAGACGAAGATTCCGTACGCAGCTTCCTGACCCGCGCCCTGCAACGGGCGGGTTATGAGGTCGTAAGCTGCGCCGATGGCGACAGCGCGATCGAAGCGCTCGACCAGGGCCCCTACGACCTGCTGTTGACCGATATCGTTATGCCAGGCGCCGATGGCATCGAAGTCGCCAAGATCGCCGGCCAGCGTCAGCCCGGCCTAAAGATCATGTTCATCACCGGCTTTGCCGCCGTGGCCCTTAATGCCCAGAAAGCCTCTCCCGAAGCCAAGGTGCTGGAAAAGCCGGTGCATCTGCGCGAGATCGTGACCGAAGTGGAACGCCTGATCGCGGCGTAA